A genomic segment from Zygotorulaspora mrakii chromosome 1, complete sequence encodes:
- the DCG1 gene encoding Dcg1p (similar to Saccharomyces cerevisiae DCG1 (YIR030C)): protein MVKLLVVNPNSTQSMTDEIRTSVERCLGDAEETQPPVIAVTYMTGPQGSPRQIDGLESSRESCEACLPLLQDPSSQYHYRSYDGILVACFSDHPLAAAIQALPAAPLVVGLLSCSVAFSSLALGRPFSIITSNAEWVAILDEQTQKFLTTDTISRSLWRGTVSTNLQVLELHNSSNFNRIAQRIEDYNIARLGSEVVILGCAGFSGMQYKLTNMLGGKITFVDPIVLGFQTLVTNATFLATERRRCE, encoded by the coding sequence ATGGTCAAGTTGCTCGTTGTCAACCCCAACAGCACACAGTCGATGACTGACGAAATCCGGACAAGTGTAGAGCGCTGTCTCGGCGATGCCGAAGAAACGCAACCGCCGGTCATAGCTGTCACATATATGACAGGTCCGCAGGGGTCGCCTCGTCAGATTGACGGTTTAGAGAGCAGCCGGGAAAGCTGCGAAGCATGCCTACCCCTGTTGCAGGACCCCTCCTCGCAGTACCACTACCGCTCCTACGACGGCATTCTAGTCGCTTGCTTCTCGGACCATCCGCTTGCCGCCGCCATCCAGGCGCTCCCTGCGGCTCCCCTGGTCGTGGGACTGCTAAGTTGCTCGGTGGCCTTCTCGTCGCTTGCTCTCGGCAGACCCTTCTCAATCATCACTTCGAATGCGGAGTGGGTCGCAATCCTCGACGAGCAGACGCAAAAATTCCTCACAACCGATACCATTAGTAGAAGTCTCTGGAGGGGTACCGTGTCAACGAACCTTCAAGTGCTGGAGCTTCACAACAGTTCCAATTTTAATCGCATAGCGCAGCGCATTGAGGACTACAACATTGCACGTCTGGGTTCTGAAGTGGTTATTCTTGGATGCGCTGGATTCTCAGGCATGCAGTACAAACTAACAAATATGCTCGGCGGCAAAATTACATTTGTTGATCCCATAGTTCTCGGATTTCAGACGCTTGTCACAAATGCAACTTTTCTGGCTACAGAGCGCCGTCGTTGTGAATGA
- a CDS encoding uncharacterized protein (similar to Saccharomyces cerevisiae SPS22 (YCL048W) and SPS2 (YDR522C); ancestral locus Anc_1.25), translating into MKPHQTTMKYIVLFLPLLVAGMIIDPNLSFNCDAQNALMFRKLKAFENNRAPLPHSATLSCDIEKKKREYSKSQQFEVHEKSLEMRAANPEKLDKTLDNTSGKSFNNTTHKTTDKPPVIPPLMMEICKKDEHVIMNAADLHSLQVSCNDITGNIRFNAYRDAIVDFGNLQTIGGSLYIENISNIVKIQGNRLQKIGGTFKLHSLTSLVVLDLPSLNNVKEIEWKVVPILNSANLNKEMKGLKKIVISDSSLSIINDFNKIREVDIFDINNNRFLEIIKANIETVRQKLSISANAKQLELEMPLLVSAQNITIRDISSISLPKLESVGSSLELIENDFVTIDLSTLKEVGASLGIIDNVNLDLIDFANVSDIQGGLIIENNPKLQKIDAFKTLKQVGGGIYLDGKFSETNFPQLKLVKGSAYVKSDSDMFDCSRWTTPKYGRSFIRGGKVTCISGKSEESESIDTDGNVVGRNEKSDNSNKSGPSSNRGKHGLFSKVSHSGSAINEIPKIMVCTLAAVMAAAFII; encoded by the coding sequence ATGAAACCCCACCAAACAACTATGAAATATATTGTTCTATTCTTGCCGCTTTTAGTTGCTGGCATGATTATTGACCCGAATTTATCTTTTAATTGCGATGCACAAAATGCTTTGATGTttagaaaattgaaagctTTCGAAAACAATAGAGCTCCGTTGCCTCATTCTGCTACTTTAAGTTGtgacattgaaaaaaaaaagagagaatATTCTAAAAGTCAGCAATTTGAGGTCCATGAGAAAAGTCTCGAAATGAGAGCTGCCAATCCAGAGAAATTGGACAAAACACTTGATAATACATCTGGAAAATCATTCAATAATACGACCCATAAAACAACTGACAAACCGCCTGTCATTCCACCTTTGATGATGGAAATTTGTAAGAAAGATGAACACGTCATTATGAATGCTGCCGATTTGCATAGCCTTCAAGTGAGCTGCAATGATATTACAGGAAATATCAGATTCAATGCATATAGGGATGcaattgttgattttgGAAATCTTCAGACCATTGGAGGAAGTCTCTACATTGAGAATATATCGAACATTGTAAAGATTCAAGGTAACAGGTTACAGAAAATTGGAGGCACATTCAAGCTACACAGTCTGACATCTTTGGTGGTGCTTGATTTACCGTCGCTCAACAATGTGAAGGAAATAGAATGGAAAGTTGTTCCAATCCTGAACTCGGCCAATCTTAATAAAGAGATGAAAGGCCTCAAGAAGATCGTAATCTCTgattcatcattatcaataaTCAAcgatttcaacaaaatcagAGAAGTagatatttttgacatcAACAATAACCGTTTTTTGGAAATAATCAAAGCAAACATTGAAACTGTCAGGCAAAAATTGAGTATAAGTGCAAATGCTAAGCAGTTGGAATTGGAGATGCCGCTTCTTGTTTCCGCTCAAAACATCACCATCAGAGACATATCCTCAATTTCCCTTCCTAAGCTCGAATCTGTTGGAAGTTCCCTTGAActcattgaaaatgacTTTGTCACGATTGATCTGTCTACCTTGAAAGAAGTCGGTGCCTCTTTAGGAATCATCGATAACGTGAATCTAGATCTTATCGATTTCGCTAATGTAAGCGACATTCAAGGTGGActtatcattgaaaacaatcccaagttgcaaaaaattgacgCATTTAAGACTTTGAAACAAGTCGGTGGGGGTATTTACCTTGACGGTAAGTTTTCTGAAACAAATTTTCCACAGTTGAAATTAGTTAAAGGAAGTGCTTACGTAAAGTCAGACTCTGATATGTTCGACTGTAGCAGATGGACAACACCTAAATACGGACGGTCTTTCATTAGAGGTGGTAAGGTAACATGTATCTCTGGTAAAAGcgaagaatcagaaagcATTGATACTGATGGCAACGTTGTTGGCAGAAACGAAAAATCCGATAATTCTAACAAAAGTGGACCTTCTTCCAATAGAGGAAAGCACGGTttattttccaaagtttCTCACTCTGGCTCAGCAATCAATGAAATCCCAAAAATTATGGTGTGCACTTTGGCAGCAGTCATGGCTGCAGCTTTTATCATTTAA
- the SNA2 gene encoding Sna2p (similar to Saccharomyces cerevisiae SNA2 (YDR525W- A); ancestral locus Anc_1.21) yields MHARDWFLVFIAIFLPPVAVWIKRGFFTKDFLINVLLFLLGFLPGLVHALWVISQHPFEKEGQAGLLEPANNNDYGATA; encoded by the coding sequence ATGCACGCACGCGATTGGTTTTTAGTATTTATTGCGATTTTCTTACCTCCAGTAGCAGTCTGGATTAAGAGAGgtttttttacaaaagattttctAATCAATGTACTGCTATTTCTGCTAGGTTTTTTGCCAGGCCTGGTCCATGCACTTTGGGTCATTAGCCAACATCCGTTCGAAAAGGAGGGGCAGGCTGGCCTATTAGAACCAGCTAACAATAACGACTACGGCGCCACTGCTTAA
- a CDS encoding uncharacterized protein (similar to Saccharomyces cerevisiae YDR524C-B and YCL048W-A; ancestral locus Anc_1.22) — protein MQFKNFVATFAVATAVSAQAVNSSNVTNGTNGTNNSNGTTTSTSTGAASSNVLNAGVFGAAVAAGVAFLF, from the coding sequence ATGCAATTCAAGAACTTTGTCGCTACTTTCGCCGTCGCTACCGCTGTCTCTGCACAAGCTGTTAACAGTAGTAATGTTACCAACGGTACCAACGGTACCAACAACTCTAACGGTACCACTACCTCCACTTCAACCGGTGCTGCTAGCTCCAATGTATTGAACGCTGGTGTTTTCGGTGCTGCCGTTGCTGCTGGTGTTGCTTTCTTATTCTAA
- the POF1 gene encoding nicotinamide-nucleotide adenylyltransferase (similar to Saccharomyces cerevisiae YCL047C; ancestral locus Anc_1.27), with amino-acid sequence MSTLETICLAVYKSFQACKTSSFQIVYGSKRIVDARVLLVLDSSFNPPHWGHYTLIKKSLQFYSDRSSHVLLMLSVNNADKAPQPALFEKRIEMMCVMADMLKAESINASVGITTHGKYVDKYKTLRESYLPIGTLSFLVGFDTITRIFEPKYYTPHLLSEALNDCMMFSEFCCLTRTGQQSVNDQIDYANRISKGDYEPTIPRSWGKKIHVLVNDKRYENVSSSKIRRDIQNHSSLAILTKELPQPIIKYIQNQAEPIFM; translated from the coding sequence atgtCCACACTTGAGACTATATGCCTTGCCGTTTACAAATCTTTTCAAGCTTGCAAAACCAGctcatttcaaattgtatACGGAAGCAAGCGTATTGTTGATGCACGCGTTCTGTTGGTTCTTGATTCATCCTTCAATCCGCCACATTGGGGGCATTATACGCTCATTAAAAAGAGCTTACAGTTTTATAGTGACAGATCCTCACATGTTCTTTTGATGCTGTCTGTTAACAATGCAGACAAGGCACCACAACCAGcattgtttgaaaagagaatagAAATGATGTGTGTCATGGCCGATATGCTTAAAGCTGAAAGTATAAATGCTTCTGTCGGTATCACGACTCATGGAAAATATGTTGATAAGTACAAAACTTTGAGAGAATCGTACTTACCTATAGGCACCCTCTCATTTCTTGTGGGATTTGATACAATTACAAGGATATTTGAGCCTAAATACTATACCCCTCATTTACTCTCCGAAGCACTCAATGACTGTATGATGTTTTCTGAGTTTTGTTGTCTAACTAGAACAGGTCAACAGAGTGTCAATGATCAAATTGATTATGCCAATCGTATTTCTAAAGGAGACTATGAACCAACTATACCCCGTAGTTGGGGCAAAAAAATACATGTTTTGGTGAATGACAAGAGGTACGAAAATGTTTCATCATCTAAAATACGCAGGGACATTCAAAACCACTCCTCCTTAGCCATATTGACCAAAGAACTTCCACAACCTATTATTAAATACATACAAAATCAGGCAGAACCAATATTTATGTAA
- the AGE1 gene encoding GTPase-activating protein AGE1 (similar to Saccharomyces cerevisiae AGE1 (YDR524C); ancestral locus Anc_1.23) has product MGQSASTSGDVSSYNLRRHREYFVQFNDTFVPLVTPAYVYDFNVRVKRPSQLEVFTLQDKLVHRQSLSVSAGGSCVLVVASITVPSAAFYKVKIFDLSVVVFFEDSSVKQITPPEFSNALPNWLPDSIDFRNIVASMETDLQHFQKSSVWKNLLDSLTKINDTLIQLSQLLGSVTKISFPSLSHRNILIELLSAGLFDRIRSFKTNQVDVFSKNLSHSVINPLHEFNAFNSQNQKTVSKIQKNFNELTKSFYVNPSQTHSPLHSKRDFELARLDYYDLLYQSLYNGLPLRKFASSICLFLYNKRISESEFNLSYMPRVNALRASIKRSKDFQELATLHQGFKISSNFKEDIVLIRYLKQNGNSIDTLNSNESTTTSSSTSGHWHRQWIVLNDYILQLYSTSKKLQNNTSSRFHQINLSFACIKQINAKTLDVITTGSPLTISVPTHLQTQIPAAATNGTAPLSSTAYSTSTTTAVGTTPNDDLVSPVRFLLQFHNENEMKTWLSALRQQATQEIHSSSKSMLTNESTHSLKNESNSLLSIVKNQHESNSTCCDCGSTESVEWISINILCVVCIKCSGVHRSMGSHISKMRSLTLDNFASPEILQLIQHNVSNSNVNSIYESSSTKRERISSTSTDAERSQYIIEKYQLKTFVDDGKQARKKSFKALIKAIHLNSIYLLQKCIAQSSDSLKEIIEAEKGTTNSDQPQASIFQYSLKHHEMVNAHPIFFITEFLLINGVPIDKLPRDTQNWAPDVLDYWKSRIEIYGTYKPVTLNCQKEENISIKPSNSKSQLPALTIPSDKSNKRWSLNPISASAQLKSPTNLLAMHKSLKLPKRGANTHKE; this is encoded by the coding sequence ATGGGTCAGTCGGCGAGTACCAGTGGTGATGTGTCTTCCTACAACTTGAGGCGACACAGAGAGTATTTTGTGCAGTTTAATGACACTTTCGTACCGCTTGTAACACCAGCTTATGTTTACGACTTCAATGTTCGAGTAAAACGACCTTCGCAGTTGGAGGTCTTCACTCTTCAGGATAAACTGGTCCACAGGCAGTCCTTAAGTGTCAGTGCAGGTGGCAGTTGTGTCCTAGTCGTCGCCAGCATTACCGTGCCGAGTGCTGCGTTCTACAAGGTCAAGATATTCGACCTATCTGTTGTTGTATTCTTTGAAGATAGTTCAGTCAAGCAGATTACACCGCCGGAATTTAGTAACGCGCTGCCAAATTGGCTACCAGATAGCATTGATTTTAGAAATATCGTGGCTTCAATGGAAACAgatcttcaacattttcaaaaaagttccgtttggaaaaatttattgGATTCTCTTACAAAGATCAACGATACTTTAATTCAACTTTCACAACTTTTGGGTAGCGTTACAAAAATTTCGTTTCCATCCTTATCGCACcgaaatattttgattgagTTGTTGAGCGCTGGTCTATTTGATAGAATTCGgtctttcaaaacaaatcaGGTCGAtgttttctcaaaaaatttgtcacATAGCGTTATCAATCCATTGCATGAATTTAATGCTTTCAATAGCCAGAATCAGAAAACCGTGAgtaaaattcaaaaaaactttaaTGAGCTGACAAAATCTTTCTATGTTAATCCATCACAGACTCATTCGCCACTGCATTCAAAAAGGGACTTCGAATTAGCGAGATTGGACTACTATGATTTGTTATATCAATCATTATATAATGGATTACCACTAAGAAAATTTGCAAGCTCAATATGTCTGTTCCTGTATAACAAAAGGATCAGTGAGTCAGAATTCAATTTATCCTATATGCCAAGAGTAAACGCATTAAGAGCATCCATCAAGAGGTCAAAAGATTTCCAAGAGCTTGCTACGCTGCATCAaggtttcaaaatttcaagtaATTTCAAGGAAGATATTGTCTTGATACGGTATCTCAAGCAGAATGgcaattcaattgatacTTTAAACAGTAACGAATCAACTACTACATCTTCGTCTACTTCAGGTCATTGGCATAGACAATGGATAGTGCTAAATGACTATATTTTGCAACTTTattcaacttcaaaaaagttaCAAAACAATACCAGTTCACGctttcatcaaatcaatTTATCCTTCGCATGCATTAAACAAATCAACGCCAAGACTTTAGATGTCATTACCACGGGTTCACCACTGACTATCTCAGTACCGACGCATCTTCAGACACAGATACCAGCAGCAGCGACAAATGGAACAGCACCGTTATCGTCAACAGCATATTCAACCTCAACTACAACTGCAGTAGGCACCACACCTAATGATGACCTTGTCTCGCCGGTTcgatttcttttgcaatttcaCAATGAAAACGAAATGAAGACGTGGTTGAGTGCTTTAAGGCAACAGGCCACACAAGAAATTCATAGTAGCTCAAAATCAATGCTTACAAATGAATCTACacattctttgaaaaatgaaagtaATAGTCTGCTGTCTATTGTTAAAAATCAACACGAATCAAATTCCACATGTTGTGATTGTGGTAGTACAGAATCGGTTGAATGGATTTCAATTAATATATTATGTGTTGTTTGTATTAAATGCTCAGGGGTTCACAGATCAATGGGTTcacatatttcaaaaatgagatCTTTAACCTTGGATAATTTTGCATCTCCGGAAATTCTCCAACTAATTCAGCACAATGTTTCTAATTCAAACGTTAATTCGATATACGAAAGTTCATCCACAAAGAGGGaaagaatttcatcaaCGTCGACTGATGCTGAAAGATCTCAATACATTATTGAGAAATATCAGTTGAAAACGTTTGTAGATGACGGTAAGCAGGCTCGTaagaaatctttcaaagctcTCATAAAAGCTATTCATTTGAATAGTATTTATCTCCTACAGAAGTGCATTGCGCAATCTAGTGATTCATTAAAAGAGATAATTGAAGCGGAAAAAGGAACGACCAATAGTGATCAACCACAGGCGTCTATTTTTCAGTATTCATTGAAGCACCACGAAATGGTAAACGCACATCCCATCTTTTTCATAACTGAGTTTTTACTCATTAATGGAGTTCCAATAGATAAATTACCCCGAGATACTCAAAACTGGGCCCCAGATGTTCTAGATTATTGGAAAAGCAGGATAGAAATATACGGGACATACAAACCTGTCACGCTAAACTGccagaaagaagaaaatatttccATTAAGCCATCTAATAGCAAGTCCCAGTTACCAGCATTAACTATCCCTTCAGATAAATCTAATAAACGGTGGAGCTTGAATCCTATTTCTGCATCAGCTCAGTTAAAGTCACCAACTAACTTGTTGGCGATGCATAAATCTCTTAAATTACCTAAAAGGGGAGCAAATACCCACAAGGAATAA
- the URC2 gene encoding Urc2p (similar to Saccharomyces cerevisiae YDR520C; ancestral locus Anc_1.26), protein MYFSIDTSDIKVDLSNCFKPTGQIIMVERIQVIPKNSVSETGDKSISNGNLRQGDLGSENQSPLMASNSAKRDPITREINNERKPRKKRKTFSCSHCRRFKTRCDFEPLVGKCHRCNILQIECSLTTERESEILAAIEQHSKSAMDLESVSGTSVQGRNVFLSGEDSMAIRNPLTKTLNNRLTRLEDGFSSITSKIELMLVLLQGPSTSNDMLSASSFHNASVRNKQFSQFAVDRFTEDDMEERKKADSSSEMASVANSIEPTFPIVDATEYRRKKPLFLDNKFREPPLKLIRDLDERLFPRVALSAKDRLGKQQRPFVVARVNFLKFYRRHRTLCQNLSREFLVRSHFWIVPGGIKEIDDEYAERHAFITSVFTIIAMSFDDNDKYAEEQEVLYPLVERLLTNTLTMFEKLIAHDIEAIMYCCMFHISRKAKRHRQLQFNSLVLSDFALNSLLSIIDFSEIKERVLNNEEYDTTDLYHLRILNSLTACKLEYSVGYGSFCPLDDSIKELNNLTAKFPQSNFGDDIKVSEINLGDVVNIIFTNFRSFFESTKENFGKKTEGNGISENLIIFPQLNYWLKNWEELLARDGGGVLLFTFDFYHIMICRSFISHYIEELREQPEFLKGILNTMKEHSFSLLRGFLRLPPSLFKGAPMFTTQQLIYACLTLCDFLHWFDPSERQIVLNVCTRVYWQLNTIGEKLNEATDNVGKIIKSIIDTSKSRVNTGRLSNSFSSLGPQQTNEIAKEIEITTPKSVTSHLSLGESGTGGSFSMPDVEQFNSFEDFFQDFFHNLKPTTQKMFAAASSSQG, encoded by the coding sequence ATGTATTTCAGTATTGACACCTCTGATATAAAAGTCGATCTAAGTAACTGCTTCAAGCCCACAGGTCAAATTATAATGGTGGAACGGATTCAAGTGATTCCAAAGAACTCAGTTTCTGAAACTGGCGACAAGAGCATCTCGAATGGCAATCTGCGACAAGGTGATTTGGGCAGTGAGAATCAATCACCTTTAATGGCTTCCAATAGTGCCAAACGAGACCCCATTACCAGGGAGATTAATAACGAAAGAAAACCTCgtaaaaagagaaaaacttTTAGTTGTAGCCACTGCCGCAGGTTCAAAACAAGATGTGATTTTGAGCCTCTAGTTGGAAAATGTCATCGATGTAACATTCTTCAGATCGAATGCTCGCTAACTACTGAGAGAGAGtcagaaattttggcaGCCATAGAGCAACACTCAAAGTCAGCAATGGATCTCGAATCCGTGAGTGGAACTTCTGTCCAAGGTCGGAATGTTTTCCTAAGTGGGGAGGACTCGATGGCAATTAGAAATCCTTTGACCAAGACGTTAAATAATCGTCTTACCCGACTTGAGGATGGATTCAGCAGTATCACCAGTAAGATTGAACTGATGCTTGTGTTACTACAAGGACCTAGCACCTCAAATGATATGTTAAGTGCTTCGAGCTTCCACAACGCTTCCGTCCGTAACAAGCAGTTCAGTCAATTCGCCGTTGATCGGTTTACAGAGGATGATATggaagaaaggaaaaaggcGGATTCTAGTTCTGAAATGGCTTCCGTTGCTAATAGCATCGAACCAACATTTCCAATAGTGGATGCTACTGAATATCGACGGAAAAAACCTTTATTTTTAGACAATAAATTCAGAGAGCCGCCTCTGAAGTTAATAAGAGATTTAGATGAAAGATTATTTCCACGGGTAGCGCTCTCTGCGAAAGATAGGCTTGGTAAACAGCAGAGGCCTTTTGTTGTTGCTAGAgtgaactttttgaaattctatCGAAGACACAGGACTTTATGTCAAAACTTGTCCAGAGAATTTTTAGTAAGATCGCATTTTTGGATAGTTCCAGGAGGAATAAAAGAGATAGACGACGAGTATGCAGAAAGACATGCATTTATCACGAGCGTCTTCACAATAATAGCCATGAGCTTCGATGACAATGATAAATATGCGGAAGAACAAGAAGTCTTGTATCCGCTTGTAGAGCGTTTGCTGACTAACACCCTAACGATGTTTGAAAAGCTAATTGCTCATGATATTGAAGCGATTATGTACTGTTGTATGTTCCATATATCGAGAAAGGCAAAAAGACACAGACAACTAcaattcaattctttgGTACTAAGCGATTTTGCCCTAAATAGCCTGCTGAGTATTATAGACTTTAGTGAGATCAAAGAGCGAGTCTTGaataatgaagaatatGACACAACAGACCTATACCATCTCCGAATACTTAATTCACTTACTGCTTGTAAGCTAGAATATTCCGTTGGATATGGATCTTTCTGTCCGTTGGATGACTCTATAAAGGAACTAAACAATTTAACTGCAAAATTCCCCcaatcaaattttggagATGACATAAAAGTCAGTGAGATTAACCTTGGAGATGTTGTTAATATAATCTTCACAAATTTcagatctttttttgaaagtactaaagaaaattttggaaagaaaacCGAGGGGAATGGTATAAGTGAAAACCTAATTATATTTCCTCAGCTCAACTATTGGCTCAAAAATTGGGAAGAACTACTAGCCAGAGATGGGGGCGGGGTGTTACTCTTCACTTTTGACTTTTATCACATCATGATTTGCCGTTCGTTTATTTCTCATTATATCGAGGAGCTCAGAGAACAGCCGGAGTTTTTGAAAGGCATCTTAAATACTATGAAAGAGCATTCGTTTTCCCTACTAAGAGGTTTTCTTCGCTTGCCTCCTTCATTATTCAAAGGTGCTCCTATGTTTACGACTCAACAACTAATATACGCTTGCTTGACGCTGTGCGACTTTCTTCATTGGTTTGATCCATCGGAAAGACAAATTGTTCTAAATGTATGCACAAGAGTTTACTGGCAACTAAATACTATTGGGgaaaaattaaatgaaGCTACAGATAATGTGGGAAAAATTATAAAGTCTATTATAGATACTAGTAAGTCTAGGGTAAATACGGGACGGCTCTCGAACTCGTTCTCTTCTCTAGGTCCGCAGCAAACAAATGAAATAGCTAAGGAGATTGAAATTACCACTCCAAAGAGTGTAACGTCACATTTGAGTTTAGGTGAGAGTGGGACTGGTGGCAGCTTTTCGATGCCTGATGTCGAACAATTCAATTCATTTGAGGACTTTTTCCAGGATTTCTTCCACAATTTGAAACCAACGACACAAAAAATGTTTGCTGCTGCGTCGAGTTCACAAGGGTAA
- the SPS1 gene encoding putative serine/threonine protein kinase SPS1 (similar to Saccharomyces cerevisiae SPS1 (YDR523C); ancestral locus Anc_1.24) yields MTISKTFLRPSEIYEIKKCVGRGNFGDVYKALDKASGKIVAVKVVNLEHTDEDIDLLAQEIFFLAELRCPFITNYITTMTEDVSMWIIMEYCGGGSCADLLKNLYINGMPEDKVSYITREMLKGLAYLHQQKKIHRDIKAANILITDEGKIKLGDFGVSGQIKATLKRGTFVGTPFWMAPEVVSKNSDGYTEKVDIWSLGITVYELLKGSPPLAKCDPMKVMLNLPKRKPPALHGNYTNAAKGFIAACLVKDPNSRPSATQLLDLEFVKTSKIDDIRNDVNYIKNKKSKENYQRNPKFSLQEKLYDGSGPHIIWDFESQREILKMNLQKMNLPFTPLDVETPQSKSSTTGSPISSKIHSPVHQNNMTDTPITNPGGSSFRNYNKLEYDIGSPMEIDFELQSDGDELKLRGFDYLKNLVSFSFHRMYERAHDDETRMYVKDMLERFAITESKIPGFSEVFVEEMSLRLDSIKKYLAK; encoded by the coding sequence ATGACAATCAGCAAAACCTTTTTGAGACCATCGGAAATCTAcgaaataaaaaaatgtgtTGGGCGTGGTAATTTTGGGGACGTTTATAAGGCCCTTGATAAAGCAAGTGGCAAGATTGTTGCAGTAAAAGTTGTCAACTTGGAACATactgatgaagatattgaCCTTCTAgctcaagaaattttttttctagcAGAGTTGAGGTGCCCTTTCATTACCAATTATATTACCACTATGACCGAGGATGTTTCAATGTGGATAATAATGGAATATTGTGGAGGGGGCTCATGTGCAGACTTGTTAAAGAATCTATATATCAATGGTATGCCTGAAGATAAAGTTTCCTATATCACGAGAGAGATGCTCAAGGGTCTAGCTTATTTGCACCAGCAGAAGAAAATCCATCGTGATATCAAAGCTGCGAACATTTTGATAACTGATGAGGGCAAAATAAAACTGGGTGATTTTGGGGTTAGCGGGCAAATAAAGGCAACCTTAAAAAGAGGTACATTCGTTGGAACACCATTTTGGATGGCACCTGAGGTTGTGAGCAAGAATTCAGATGGATATACTGAAAAAGTAGACATTTGGTCTTTAGGTATCACTGTATATGAGCTTCTAAAAGGTTCACCTCCGCTCGCCAAATGTGATCCCATGAAAGTAATGCTTAATTTACCCAAAAGAAAACCTCCAGCTTTACATGGAAACTACACAAATGCAGCCAAAGGTTTTATAGCTGCTTGTCTTGTCAAAGATCCCAATTCGAGACCCTCAGCTACACAATTACTAGATTTGGAATTCGTTAAGACCTCGAAAATTGACGATATAAGGAACGATGTTaattatatcaaaaacaaaaagagtAAGGAAAACTATCAAAGAAACCCGAAATTTTCTCTGCAGGAGAAGCTTTATGATGGATCGGGGCCCCATATTATATGGGATTTCGAGAGTCAAAGGGAAATTCTTAAGATGAATCTACAAAAGATGAATCTACCGTTCACGCCGTTAGATGTGGAAACGCCacaatcaaaatcttcaaccaCTGGAAGCCCGATTTCTTCTAAAATTCATAGTCCTGTTCATCAAAATAACATGACTGACACACCAATTACTAATCCGGGCGGCTCATCGTTTAGAAATTACAACAAATTGGAATATGATATTGGATCTCCTATGGAGATTGATTTCGAGCTTCAAAGTGATGGAGATGAGTTGAAATTGAGAGGATTTGACTACTTAAAGAATCTTGTATCTTTCAGTTTCCATCGCATGTATGAGCGAGCCCACGACGATGAAACTAGAATGTACGTTAAGGATATGTTAGAGAGGTTTGCGATAACTGAGTCCAAAATCCCAGGTTTTAGTGAagtttttgttgaagaaatgtCACTGAGGCTAGATTctataaaaaaatacttaGCTAAATAA